A region of Actinomycetota bacterium DNA encodes the following proteins:
- a CDS encoding amino-acid N-acetyltransferase has product MVEYYASRGILLAKATVTLYEQVQEFFVAEDGDEVIGCGALHVMWEDLAEVRTVAVRPTTTRSGVGSAILQALIARAQELDITRIFCLTFETRFFGSHGFKEIQGAPVDPTVYQQLLQSYDEGVAEMLGLERVKPNTLGNHRMLLEL; this is encoded by the coding sequence ATGGTCGAGTACTACGCCTCGCGCGGGATCTTGCTGGCCAAGGCCACGGTCACGCTGTATGAGCAGGTGCAGGAGTTCTTTGTTGCCGAGGATGGCGACGAAGTCATCGGTTGCGGCGCTCTGCACGTGATGTGGGAGGACCTCGCCGAGGTGCGCACTGTCGCGGTTCGGCCAACGACCACTCGCTCGGGAGTCGGGTCTGCCATCCTGCAAGCCTTGATCGCACGGGCTCAGGAGCTGGACATCACTCGCATTTTTTGTCTTACCTTCGAGACTCGCTTCTTTGGCAGTCACGGCTTCAAAGAGATCCAGGGCGCACCAGTTGACCCCACGGTCTACCAACAATTGCTGCAGTCCTATGACGAAGGCGTCGCTGAAATGCTTGGGCTCGAACGCGTCAAGCCCAACACTCTTGGCAATCATCGAATGCTGCTGGAACTGTGA
- the lysS gene encoding lysine--tRNA ligase: MRIRLDKRARLAEQGRDPYPVSLPITHAIAAVRAEFPELPIDTQTSVIVGVAGRVMFVRNTGKLCFATLRAGDGSEIQAMLSLANVGEDSLEQWKALVDLGDHVFVEGEVITSKRGELSVLASSWAMAAKSLRPLPVAHKPMNDDSRIRQRYLDLIMRPEARQMAQTRVAVVGQIRRSMEGRGFLEIETPMLQTMHGGATARPFVTNSNAFDMQLFLRIAPELFLKRAVVGGLERVFEINRNFRNEGADSTHSPEFAMLEFYQAYTDYIGMAHTTRELIQEAVFAVFGSHVATHLDGTELDLSGQWPMVSLYGALSAAVGEEIIPQTSRTRLLELAKSVELEVGSTWVNGKIVEELFEYHVISSFGGRPTFVIDFPVDTSPLTRDHRTDLGKVEKWDLYINGYEQATGYSELVDPVIQRERLVEQAALGARGDVEAMKLDEDFLRALEHGMPPSGGVGVGIDRLLMTLTGLGIRETILFPLVKPERA; this comes from the coding sequence ATGCGCATTCGTCTGGACAAGCGAGCCCGCCTTGCCGAACAGGGTCGTGATCCATACCCGGTGTCCCTGCCGATTACGCATGCGATCGCTGCAGTTCGTGCAGAGTTCCCCGAACTGCCCATCGATACTCAGACATCCGTGATTGTCGGCGTTGCTGGGCGCGTGATGTTCGTCCGCAACACAGGCAAACTTTGCTTCGCCACCTTGCGGGCAGGGGACGGCAGTGAGATTCAGGCGATGCTGTCCTTGGCCAATGTCGGTGAAGACTCTCTTGAACAATGGAAGGCTCTGGTCGACCTCGGCGATCACGTGTTTGTGGAGGGTGAGGTCATCACTTCCAAGCGGGGTGAGCTCTCTGTTCTGGCAAGTTCGTGGGCAATGGCAGCTAAATCTCTTCGGCCGCTGCCTGTAGCGCACAAGCCGATGAACGACGACAGCCGCATCCGTCAGCGCTATCTCGATCTGATCATGCGTCCTGAGGCGCGGCAGATGGCCCAGACGCGAGTCGCCGTGGTCGGCCAGATTCGCCGAAGCATGGAGGGCCGAGGTTTCCTTGAGATCGAAACCCCGATGCTGCAGACCATGCATGGTGGCGCGACTGCCCGGCCGTTCGTCACCAATTCCAATGCCTTTGACATGCAGTTATTCCTGCGCATTGCGCCAGAGCTCTTCTTGAAGCGAGCTGTCGTTGGTGGGCTAGAGCGAGTGTTCGAGATCAACAGGAACTTCCGAAATGAGGGAGCTGACTCAACCCACTCGCCTGAGTTCGCGATGTTGGAGTTCTATCAGGCCTACACGGATTACATCGGCATGGCGCACACCACTCGTGAGCTGATTCAGGAAGCTGTGTTTGCAGTGTTCGGCTCGCATGTCGCAACACACCTGGACGGCACTGAGCTCGATCTCTCGGGGCAGTGGCCGATGGTTTCCCTGTATGGCGCGCTCTCGGCTGCGGTGGGCGAGGAGATCATCCCGCAAACTTCCAGGACGCGACTTCTTGAACTTGCAAAGTCCGTTGAGCTCGAAGTTGGATCGACTTGGGTCAACGGCAAGATTGTTGAAGAGCTGTTCGAGTATCACGTCATCTCGAGCTTTGGGGGCCGTCCCACATTCGTGATCGACTTTCCGGTCGATACCTCGCCACTGACTCGCGACCACCGCACTGATCTGGGCAAGGTTGAGAAGTGGGATCTCTACATCAACGGATATGAGCAGGCCACTGGATACTCAGAGTTGGTTGATCCCGTCATCCAACGAGAGCGCCTAGTGGAGCAGGCTGCACTGGGTGCTCGCGGGGATGTGGAAGCGATGAAGCTTGACGAGGATTTTCTTCGTGCTCTCGAACATGGCATGCCACCGTCTGGTGGTGTTGGTGTTGGCATCGACCGACTCCTGATGACTCTCACAGGTCTGGGGATTCGTGAGACCATCCTGTTTCCACTCGTCAAGCCTGAACGGGCCTGA